From a single Nocardioides panacis genomic region:
- a CDS encoding formate dehydrogenase accessory sulfurtransferase FdhD, whose product MSLKRRPGPSTRVRVHEVTTGPDGAVRRHEDRLATEEPLEIRLAWPGRAAERVAVTMRTPGHDFELATGFLYAEGVLASSEDLRTVAYCTDEALAPEQEFNVVTVELGRLPRKAPAERFAGLSAASSACGVCGTESIDDVLAMCDVRSSSRWDGLAVPSEVLLALPGRLRDAQRVFDSTGGLHAAGLFDEAGAPLLVREDIGRHNAVDKVVGARVLAGLSPAVPMLCVSGRIGFEIVQKAVVADIGVLAAVGAPSSLAVDLATRAGLCTAGFVRGERYVVYSAADRLGV is encoded by the coding sequence ATGAGCTTGAAGCGTCGCCCGGGGCCCAGCACACGCGTCCGTGTGCACGAGGTCACCACTGGCCCGGACGGGGCGGTCCGTCGGCACGAGGACCGCCTCGCGACCGAGGAACCGCTGGAGATCCGGCTGGCCTGGCCGGGCCGGGCGGCCGAGCGGGTCGCGGTGACCATGCGCACCCCGGGCCACGACTTCGAGCTGGCCACCGGCTTTCTGTACGCCGAGGGCGTGCTCGCCTCCTCCGAGGACCTCCGGACCGTCGCCTACTGCACCGACGAGGCCCTCGCCCCCGAGCAGGAGTTCAACGTCGTCACCGTCGAGCTCGGCCGGTTGCCCCGCAAGGCGCCCGCCGAGCGGTTCGCCGGGCTGTCCGCCGCCTCGTCGGCCTGCGGGGTCTGCGGCACCGAGAGCATCGACGACGTCCTCGCGATGTGCGACGTGCGGTCGTCCTCGCGCTGGGACGGCCTGGCGGTGCCGTCCGAGGTGCTCCTCGCCCTGCCGGGCCGGCTCCGCGACGCCCAGCGGGTCTTCGACTCCACCGGTGGCCTGCACGCCGCGGGGCTCTTCGACGAGGCCGGCGCTCCCCTGCTGGTCCGCGAGGACATCGGCCGGCACAACGCGGTGGACAAGGTGGTCGGCGCCCGGGTGCTCGCCGGCCTCTCCCCCGCGGTCCCGATGCTCTGCGTGAGCGGCCGGATCGGCTTCGAGATCGTCCAGAAGGCCGTCGTCGCGGACATCGGCGTGCTGGCCGCGGTGGGCGCGCCCTCCAGCCTCGCGGTGGACCTGGCGACCCGCGCCGGGCTGTGCACCGCCGGGTTCGTGCGCGGCGAGCGGTACGTCGTCTACTCGGCGGCCGACCGGCTGGGCGTGTGA
- a CDS encoding GNAT family N-acetyltransferase: MEHDLHLTGPVVTLVPLATAHAAALAGLGDAAAYAWHTSPLPLTPDTAQQSIEALLDDTTTLGFAVTSSSDGGLRGITSFYEHVPSVPRVEIGHTYYGRDFWGGDTNPHAKLLMLGHAFDTWSCERVALRCDADNTRSAGAIRRLGAQPEGVLRGHRRRHDGTVADTAYFSVLRAEWPVVRAGLLARTEPGA, translated from the coding sequence GTGGAACACGACCTGCACCTCACCGGACCGGTGGTCACGCTGGTGCCGCTGGCGACCGCGCACGCCGCCGCCCTGGCCGGGCTCGGGGACGCCGCGGCGTACGCCTGGCACACCTCGCCGCTGCCGCTGACCCCCGACACCGCCCAGCAGAGCATCGAGGCGCTCCTCGACGACACGACCACGCTGGGGTTCGCGGTGACGTCCAGCAGCGACGGCGGGCTGCGGGGGATCACGTCGTTCTACGAGCACGTGCCCTCCGTGCCGCGGGTCGAGATCGGGCACACCTACTACGGCCGGGACTTCTGGGGCGGCGACACCAACCCGCACGCCAAGCTGCTGATGCTCGGGCACGCGTTCGACACCTGGTCCTGCGAGCGGGTGGCGCTGCGCTGCGACGCCGACAACACCCGGTCGGCCGGCGCGATCCGGCGGCTGGGGGCGCAGCCCGAGGGCGTGCTGCGCGGGCACCGCCGCCGGCACGACGGGACGGTCGCGGACACGGCGTACTTCTCGGTCCTGCGCGCCGAGTGGCCCGTCGTGCGTGCAGGCCTGCTGGCCCGCACGGAACCCGGGGCGTAG
- a CDS encoding TldD/PmbA family protein, with translation MTSPHEIDASFTALPYRRMAEAALARAQDFHVSHADFRFERIRSQDVRVRDGRLQGASDSEDVGFAVRVVLNGAWGFASGVGLGQTTAVHVTETAIRTAQVAAAMTSRPIELAPEPTYRDVEWVSAYDIDPLSVPLADKVDLLAGWSRQLLDAPGVQHASGTLQQVVENKFYTDLSGTTTTQQRVRLQPMFEAFGTDEKSGVFDSMRTIAPPVGRGWEYLVGGAYDWAGELEQLPGLLAEKLVAPSVQAGRYDLVIHPSNLWLTIHESIGHATELDRALGYEANYAGTSFATIDKLNTLQYGSPVMNVTGDRTQEHGLATVGYDDEGVRTQEWDIVKDGVLVGYQLDRSMALMHPELNGGRSNGCAYADSPGHIPIQRMANVSLQAAADGPSTDELIGQVERGIYVVGDKSWSIDMQRYNFQFTGQRFYRIEDGRLAGQLRDVAYQATTTDFWGSMEAVGGPETWELGGAFNCGKAQPGQVASVSHGCPTSLFRDVNVLNTTAESGS, from the coding sequence ATGACCTCGCCGCACGAGATCGACGCGTCGTTCACCGCGCTGCCCTACCGCCGCATGGCGGAGGCTGCGCTCGCCCGGGCCCAGGACTTCCACGTCAGCCACGCCGACTTCCGGTTCGAGCGAATCCGCTCGCAGGACGTCCGGGTGCGCGACGGCCGGCTCCAGGGTGCCTCGGACTCCGAGGACGTGGGCTTCGCCGTCCGCGTCGTGCTCAACGGCGCCTGGGGCTTCGCCTCCGGCGTCGGCCTGGGCCAGACGACCGCCGTCCACGTCACCGAGACCGCGATCCGCACGGCGCAGGTCGCCGCGGCGATGACGTCGCGGCCGATCGAGCTGGCCCCGGAGCCGACGTACCGCGACGTCGAGTGGGTGTCGGCCTACGACATCGACCCGTTGTCGGTGCCGCTCGCCGACAAGGTCGACCTGCTGGCCGGGTGGTCCCGGCAGCTGCTCGACGCGCCCGGCGTGCAGCACGCCTCCGGCACCCTGCAGCAGGTCGTGGAGAACAAGTTCTACACCGACCTGTCCGGCACCACGACCACCCAGCAGCGGGTCCGCCTGCAGCCGATGTTCGAGGCGTTCGGCACCGACGAGAAGTCCGGCGTCTTCGACTCGATGCGCACCATCGCCCCGCCGGTCGGCCGCGGCTGGGAGTACCTCGTCGGCGGAGCCTACGACTGGGCGGGCGAGCTCGAGCAGCTGCCCGGTCTGCTCGCCGAGAAGCTCGTGGCGCCGTCGGTGCAGGCGGGTCGCTACGACCTGGTGATCCACCCGTCGAACCTCTGGCTGACCATCCACGAGTCGATCGGCCACGCCACCGAGCTCGACCGGGCGCTGGGCTACGAGGCCAACTACGCGGGCACCTCGTTCGCGACCATCGACAAGCTGAACACCCTGCAGTACGGGTCGCCGGTCATGAACGTCACCGGGGACCGGACCCAGGAGCACGGCCTGGCCACCGTCGGGTACGACGACGAGGGCGTCCGGACCCAGGAGTGGGACATCGTCAAGGACGGCGTCCTGGTCGGCTACCAGCTCGACCGGTCGATGGCACTGATGCACCCCGAGCTGAACGGCGGCCGCTCCAACGGCTGCGCCTACGCCGACTCCCCCGGCCACATCCCGATCCAGCGGATGGCCAACGTGTCGCTGCAGGCGGCCGCCGACGGGCCGAGCACCGACGAGCTCATCGGGCAGGTCGAGCGCGGCATCTACGTCGTGGGCGACAAGTCCTGGTCGATCGACATGCAGCGCTACAACTTCCAGTTCACCGGTCAGCGGTTCTACCGGATCGAGGACGGACGCCTCGCGGGCCAGCTGCGCGACGTCGCCTACCAGGCCACCACGACGGACTTCTGGGGCTCCATGGAGGCCGTCGGCGGCCCGGAGACCTGGGAGCTCGGCGGCGCGTTCAACTGCGGCAAGGCCCAGCCCGGCCAGGTCGCGTCGGTCTCGCACGGCTGCCCGACGTCGCTGTTCCGCGACGTGAACGTCCTGAACACCACCGCCGAGTCCGGCTCGTGA
- a CDS encoding ATP-binding protein → MTSDRSGTRTWTADVSHIAEARRFVAGHLAANGRGDLAPDARLIVSELATNALMHAGTPFTVTLDVGDDAVLLRVTDGSAQLPVVGEPGLDQSGGRGLGIVAALAGAWGVTSEPGGGKSVWASIPTGGAGGPA, encoded by the coding sequence GTGACGAGCGACCGGTCAGGCACCCGGACCTGGACTGCGGACGTCTCCCACATCGCCGAGGCCCGCCGGTTCGTCGCCGGGCACCTGGCCGCGAACGGTCGCGGGGACCTCGCACCGGACGCCCGGCTGATCGTCAGCGAGCTCGCCACGAACGCCCTGATGCACGCCGGCACCCCCTTCACGGTCACCCTCGACGTCGGGGACGACGCGGTGCTGCTGCGGGTGACCGACGGGTCGGCGCAGCTGCCCGTCGTCGGCGAGCCCGGTCTCGACCAGTCCGGCGGCCGCGGGCTCGGCATCGTCGCGGCCCTGGCCGGCGCGTGGGGCGTCACCTCGGAGCCGGGCGGCGGCAAGTCCGTCTGGGCGTCGATCCCCACAGGCGGAGCCGGCGGACCGGCCTGA
- a CDS encoding SbcC/MukB-like Walker B domain-containing protein: MVLDFSVRDRRFVVRRTPEWSRPKKRGDGLLAEKASASITETTGGGDHFLSARAAEVGLMVSELMGMNASQFVQVALLPQGEFQTFLRASSQERHAVLQHLFRTDRFARIEDWVHDHSRELKGRSGRDQADVQRLLDGVADRAGVPTPDDLAGDDLAPAASDGRVLGWALDRLADARAVLATATLARTATGTAVTEAVARHAAALQARELAARVAAARDELAALDASEDEAVAVRATLDAAERAATCRPLLALLDQAESAATRAERDRGRALLSLSQVLASPGCPVDADETRLGTADELVGLVRDTRARATRLETLLPREAAGALARRDLVAARTRLREAGTELAETSARAGELPAELVELLQRLQDATARAARHEALTLSLETARRRRTAARGLLAADAEVLTLADAHREARDQALTAREHRQVLLARRLAGMAAELAGALTDGEACQVCGSPEHPAPALPSHDAVTESDQHAADAEVARLSARVDLAARALADAEHRRAQCVTAAEGRTPEDAADELARVSAELADAEQAREDQRRLAAAVDRTRAEQASVASRQAAASAAIAGLQQTVAGLEETVHEVDAELADVPSGSLRDAVEDLTRLADQVEAVRRVVDEADRTLERAADLRSQTADAAAEHAFDSVAAVRASVLDAADQQRLRTLLEERERVAHRAREILGDQHVADLAGAAPAPDVDLAVLEADLAETRAAEVAASRAVHLAEACVDAVTALVARLEAAITAWAPLRDESLRAEAMSQLVRGLGQDNQLQMRLSAYVLATRLDQVVAAANERLGHMRDQRYLLQRTDRAARKGSQAGLGLEVVDQWTGDARAPSTLSGGETFVVSLSLALGLADVVTQEAGGTEIETLFVDEGFGTLDADTLDDVMDRLDGLRAGGRTVGVVSHVSELRNRIPTQVHVRKGRSGSSIDVTTLVG, translated from the coding sequence GTGGTGCTCGACTTCAGCGTGCGCGACCGCCGGTTCGTCGTACGCCGCACGCCGGAGTGGTCGCGACCCAAGAAGCGCGGCGACGGCCTGCTGGCCGAGAAGGCGTCCGCGTCGATCACCGAGACCACCGGCGGCGGCGACCACTTCCTGTCCGCCCGGGCCGCCGAGGTCGGGCTGATGGTCTCCGAGCTGATGGGCATGAACGCCTCCCAGTTCGTCCAGGTGGCGCTGCTGCCGCAGGGCGAGTTCCAGACGTTCCTGCGCGCGTCCTCCCAGGAGCGGCACGCCGTCCTGCAGCACCTGTTCCGCACCGACCGGTTCGCACGCATCGAGGACTGGGTGCACGACCACAGCCGGGAGCTCAAGGGCCGCTCCGGCCGTGACCAGGCCGACGTCCAACGCCTGCTCGACGGCGTGGCCGACCGGGCCGGCGTGCCGACCCCCGACGACCTGGCCGGTGACGACCTCGCCCCGGCGGCCTCGGACGGCCGCGTGCTGGGCTGGGCACTCGACCGGCTCGCCGACGCCCGCGCGGTGCTCGCGACCGCGACGCTCGCCCGCACGGCGACCGGCACCGCCGTCACGGAGGCCGTCGCCCGGCACGCCGCGGCCCTGCAGGCACGCGAGCTGGCAGCCCGGGTCGCCGCTGCGCGCGACGAACTGGCGGCGCTCGACGCGTCCGAGGACGAGGCGGTCGCCGTGCGTGCCACCCTGGACGCCGCCGAGCGGGCCGCGACCTGCCGTCCCCTGCTGGCGTTGCTCGACCAGGCCGAGTCGGCAGCCACCCGCGCCGAGCGGGACCGCGGACGCGCGCTGCTCTCGTTGTCGCAGGTGCTCGCCTCGCCGGGCTGCCCGGTCGACGCCGACGAGACGAGGCTCGGCACGGCCGACGAGCTGGTCGGCCTGGTCCGGGACACCCGGGCCCGGGCCACCCGGCTGGAGACCCTGCTCCCCCGCGAGGCGGCCGGCGCCCTCGCCCGGCGTGACCTGGTGGCCGCCCGCACGCGGCTACGCGAGGCCGGGACCGAGCTCGCCGAGACGTCCGCGCGCGCCGGGGAGCTCCCCGCCGAGCTGGTCGAGCTCCTGCAGCGCCTCCAGGACGCGACCGCCCGGGCTGCGCGCCACGAGGCGCTGACACTGTCGCTCGAGACCGCCCGCCGGCGCCGCACGGCTGCGCGCGGACTGCTCGCCGCCGACGCCGAGGTGCTGACGCTGGCGGACGCGCACCGCGAGGCCCGCGACCAGGCCCTGACCGCCCGCGAGCACCGCCAGGTGCTGCTGGCCCGGCGGCTGGCCGGCATGGCGGCCGAGCTGGCCGGCGCCCTCACGGACGGCGAGGCGTGCCAGGTGTGCGGCAGCCCGGAGCACCCCGCCCCGGCCCTGCCCTCCCACGACGCGGTCACCGAGTCCGACCAGCACGCTGCCGACGCCGAGGTGGCCCGGCTGTCCGCGCGCGTCGACCTCGCGGCCCGGGCGCTCGCCGACGCCGAGCACCGCCGGGCGCAGTGCGTGACGGCCGCCGAGGGCCGCACGCCCGAGGACGCCGCGGACGAGCTCGCCCGGGTCTCCGCCGAGCTCGCGGACGCCGAGCAGGCCCGCGAGGACCAGCGCCGGCTCGCCGCCGCCGTCGACCGCACCCGGGCCGAGCAGGCCTCGGTCGCCTCGCGGCAGGCCGCGGCGTCCGCAGCGATCGCGGGGCTGCAGCAGACCGTCGCCGGCCTGGAGGAGACCGTGCACGAGGTCGACGCCGAGCTGGCCGACGTGCCGAGCGGTTCGCTGCGCGACGCGGTCGAGGACCTGACCCGGCTGGCCGACCAGGTGGAGGCCGTGCGACGCGTCGTGGACGAGGCCGACCGGACGCTCGAGCGGGCGGCGGACCTCCGCAGCCAGACGGCCGACGCCGCCGCCGAGCACGCCTTCGACTCCGTGGCGGCGGTGCGCGCCTCCGTGCTCGACGCCGCCGACCAGCAGCGGTTGCGGACCCTGCTCGAGGAGCGCGAGCGGGTCGCCCACCGGGCCCGGGAGATCCTCGGTGACCAGCACGTCGCCGACCTCGCCGGGGCGGCGCCGGCCCCGGACGTCGACCTGGCCGTCCTGGAGGCCGACCTCGCCGAGACCCGCGCCGCCGAGGTCGCGGCGTCGCGAGCGGTGCACCTCGCCGAGGCGTGCGTGGACGCCGTCACCGCCTTGGTCGCCCGGCTCGAGGCGGCGATCACCGCGTGGGCCCCGCTGCGCGACGAGTCGCTCCGGGCCGAGGCGATGTCCCAGCTGGTGCGCGGCCTCGGCCAGGACAACCAGCTGCAGATGCGGCTCTCCGCCTACGTCCTCGCGACCCGGCTCGACCAGGTCGTCGCCGCAGCCAACGAGCGGCTCGGGCACATGCGCGACCAGCGCTACCTCCTCCAGCGCACCGACCGGGCCGCCCGCAAGGGCTCCCAGGCGGGTCTCGGCCTGGAGGTCGTCGACCAGTGGACCGGGGACGCCCGGGCCCCGAGCACGCTGTCCGGTGGCGAGACGTTCGTGGTCTCGTTGTCGCTGGCGCTCGGACTGGCCGACGTGGTCACCCAGGAGGCAGGCGGCACCGAGATCGAGACGCTGTTCGTCGACGAGGGGTTCGGCACCCTCGACGCCGACACCCTCGACGACGTCATGGACCGCCTCGACGGGCTCCGCGCCGGCGGCCGCACCGTCGGGGTGGTCAGCCACGTCAGCGAGCTGCGCAACCGGATCCCCACCCAGGTGCACGTGCGCAAGGGCCGGTCCGGCTCGTCGATCGACGTGACGACCCTCGTCGGCTGA
- a CDS encoding exonuclease SbcCD subunit D, with the protein MRILHTSDWHLGRSFHSVGMLGAQATYVDHLLAVVESEGVDLVVLSGDVYDRALPPVDAVELADDTFARLASSRAQVVVSSGNHDSPARLGFNARLADAAGVHLRTRWQDVGTPVLLEDEHGPVAVYGIPYLEPDAVRTAWELPTRSHEAALTAAMARVDADLASRPGARSVVLAHAFVAGSAEAAPRMASDSERDISVGGIQIAPTSLFAGVDYAALGHLHGRQTLTESIRYSGSPLAYSFSEAAQTKGSWLVDLGAEGVRAAEFVEAPVPRRLRTLRGRIDDLLADPRHADAEDAWLQVTLTDARRPLHAMDRLAARFPHTLMIGFEPEGAVRARGPVMPRVDGRSDIDVALGFVAEVRALEATTEEELLLQLACDSCRIDDDRDADFRLGHQDVG; encoded by the coding sequence ATGCGAATCCTGCACACCTCGGACTGGCACCTGGGACGGTCGTTCCACAGTGTCGGGATGCTCGGTGCCCAGGCGACGTACGTCGACCACCTGCTCGCGGTCGTCGAGTCCGAGGGCGTCGACCTCGTGGTGCTCTCGGGCGACGTCTACGACCGGGCCCTGCCGCCCGTCGACGCGGTCGAGCTCGCCGACGACACCTTCGCCCGGCTGGCGTCCTCGCGGGCCCAGGTGGTGGTCTCCAGCGGCAACCACGACTCACCGGCCCGGCTGGGCTTCAACGCGCGGCTCGCCGACGCCGCAGGCGTGCACCTGCGGACCCGCTGGCAGGACGTCGGGACACCGGTGCTCCTCGAGGACGAGCACGGCCCGGTCGCCGTCTACGGCATCCCCTACCTCGAGCCCGACGCGGTCCGCACCGCCTGGGAGCTGCCCACCCGCAGCCACGAGGCCGCGCTGACGGCGGCGATGGCCCGCGTCGACGCCGACCTGGCCTCCCGGCCGGGCGCCCGCTCGGTGGTGCTCGCGCACGCCTTCGTGGCCGGCAGCGCCGAGGCGGCCCCGCGGATGGCGTCCGACAGCGAGCGCGACATCTCGGTCGGCGGCATCCAGATCGCCCCGACGAGCCTGTTCGCCGGGGTGGACTACGCCGCCCTGGGGCACCTGCACGGCCGGCAGACCCTGACCGAGTCGATCCGCTACAGCGGCTCCCCGCTGGCCTACTCCTTCTCCGAGGCGGCCCAGACCAAGGGCTCCTGGCTGGTCGACCTCGGCGCCGAGGGCGTCCGGGCCGCCGAGTTCGTCGAGGCGCCGGTGCCGCGGCGGCTGCGCACCCTCCGCGGCCGGATCGACGACCTGCTCGCGGACCCCCGGCACGCGGACGCGGAGGACGCCTGGCTCCAGGTCACGCTCACCGACGCCCGCCGCCCGCTGCACGCCATGGACCGGCTCGCCGCCCGGTTCCCGCACACGCTGATGATCGGCTTCGAGCCGGAGGGCGCCGTCCGCGCCCGGGGCCCGGTCATGCCGCGCGTGGACGGCCGCAGCGACATCGACGTCGCGCTCGGCTTCGTCGCGGAGGTCCGCGCCCTCGAGGCCACCACCGAGGAGGAGCTGCTGCTCCAGCTCGCCTGCGACTCGTGCCGCATCGACGACGACCGGGACGCCGACTTCCGGCTGGGCCACCAGGACGTGGGCTGA
- a CDS encoding ATP-binding protein, with product MDWLVSGQHPDVAGRAAALVGDHLRRHAADPGTVAQALRETEQLVSSALTPATAALRLRLDWTGALPTLAVGRLADAPAGTTDGAVVPVRERPAVDARVEGGVGPVDLAVERRVQEIFRAGPPPTPLVDVDPRRDGAAAVAVALVAAREAHPTVSGPQSSGLAGAILAQAAMDRETDLDAHEAAALIQELHAALGSDAQVEVSEDGVLEMSMTTCPFGPGVVNAPSLCHVTAGLAGQIAARVQGHATVLIDETRSLGDPGCHLHVRLEPAQEDVRGETHQWPTVATTRNEPTPHLDLSLSLPNESGSVPVVRRLAAQALRAFGVLGEDIDDVQLAITEACANVVDHANDADTYEVKVELAADRCAITVVDQGRGFDASAVAGPPALDSESGRGLMLMRALVDNVAFQSEPRAGALVHMVKTLRFDHEHPLWRDRDLPHTGT from the coding sequence ATGGACTGGCTGGTCAGCGGACAGCATCCCGACGTCGCCGGCCGTGCCGCCGCCCTGGTCGGTGACCACCTGCGCCGGCACGCCGCCGACCCCGGCACGGTGGCGCAGGCGCTGCGCGAGACCGAGCAGCTGGTGTCCTCCGCGTTGACCCCCGCGACCGCCGCGCTGCGCCTGCGCCTGGACTGGACGGGCGCGCTGCCCACGCTGGCGGTCGGCCGGCTGGCCGACGCCCCCGCCGGTACGACGGACGGAGCGGTCGTCCCGGTCCGCGAGCGGCCGGCCGTCGACGCCCGGGTCGAGGGCGGCGTCGGACCGGTCGACCTGGCCGTCGAGCGACGGGTGCAGGAGATCTTCCGGGCCGGACCGCCACCCACCCCCCTGGTCGACGTGGACCCGCGCCGCGACGGGGCGGCCGCGGTGGCGGTGGCGCTGGTGGCGGCCCGGGAGGCCCACCCGACCGTGTCCGGCCCCCAGTCCTCGGGACTGGCCGGCGCGATCCTGGCGCAGGCGGCCATGGACCGGGAGACCGACCTCGACGCCCACGAGGCGGCGGCGCTGATCCAGGAGCTGCACGCCGCCCTGGGCAGCGACGCGCAGGTCGAGGTCAGCGAGGACGGCGTCCTGGAGATGTCCATGACCACCTGCCCCTTCGGTCCGGGGGTCGTGAACGCCCCGTCGCTGTGCCACGTCACCGCCGGGCTGGCCGGCCAGATCGCGGCGCGCGTGCAGGGCCACGCGACGGTGCTGATCGACGAGACCCGGTCGCTCGGCGACCCGGGCTGCCACCTGCACGTGCGCCTGGAGCCCGCGCAGGAGGACGTCCGCGGGGAGACCCACCAGTGGCCGACCGTGGCGACCACCCGCAACGAGCCGACCCCGCACCTCGACCTGTCCCTGAGCCTGCCCAACGAGAGCGGCAGCGTGCCGGTGGTGCGCCGGCTCGCGGCGCAGGCGCTGCGCGCGTTCGGCGTGCTGGGTGAGGACATCGACGACGTGCAGCTGGCGATCACCGAGGCCTGCGCGAACGTGGTGGACCACGCCAACGACGCGGACACCTACGAGGTGAAGGTCGAGCTCGCCGCGGACCGCTGCGCCATCACGGTGGTCGACCAGGGGCGGGGCTTCGACGCCAGCGCCGTCGCCGGCCCGCCGGCGCTGGACTCCGAGTCCGGACGCGGCCTGATGCTGATGCGCGCGCTGGTCGACAACGTCGCGTTCCAGAGCGAGCCGCGGGCCGGGGCGCTGGTGCACATGGTGAAGACGCTGCGCTTCGACCACGAGCACCCGTTGTGGCGCGACCGCGACCTCCCGCACACCGGGACCTGA
- a CDS encoding phosphatase PAP2 family protein produces the protein MGWRRRSEATAHDDWTSEVSSGLALAGFLFLVFVGFTLLAMGPLISLDAYFNLAPPPHGWVPFLHVLDRIGQRAVCLPVLAVATFVACRYRETWRPVWVVAASVFSLNLLVLVLKVLLGRGQPGAADPAFFVGGMAYPSGHTSNIVLVYGLVVYLLGSYRAVSVTTRRVMWSVVVLLSATMVVTSLTLNWHWFADLIAGLIIGGVVLQLTAAIDTAVPDTVLSGGPRQLLRAARRRLHRAPAEPPVVPPVVPPVVPPVVPPVVPRRDAS, from the coding sequence ATGGGCTGGAGACGTCGCTCCGAGGCGACGGCCCACGACGACTGGACCAGCGAGGTCTCCTCCGGGCTCGCGCTGGCCGGCTTCCTCTTCCTGGTCTTCGTCGGCTTCACGCTGCTGGCGATGGGTCCCCTGATCTCGCTGGACGCCTACTTCAACCTGGCTCCGCCGCCGCACGGCTGGGTGCCGTTCCTGCACGTGCTGGACCGGATCGGGCAGCGGGCGGTGTGCCTGCCGGTCCTGGCCGTCGCGACGTTCGTGGCCTGCCGCTACCGGGAGACCTGGCGCCCGGTGTGGGTCGTCGCCGCGTCGGTGTTCTCGCTGAACCTGCTGGTGCTGGTCCTCAAGGTGCTGCTCGGCCGGGGGCAGCCCGGTGCGGCCGACCCGGCGTTCTTCGTCGGCGGGATGGCCTACCCCTCGGGGCACACCTCCAACATCGTGCTCGTCTACGGCCTGGTGGTGTACCTCCTCGGCAGCTACCGGGCGGTGAGCGTGACCACCCGTCGGGTGATGTGGTCGGTCGTGGTGCTGCTCTCGGCGACCATGGTGGTGACGTCGCTCACCCTCAACTGGCACTGGTTCGCGGACCTGATCGCCGGGCTGATCATCGGCGGGGTGGTGCTCCAGCTGACGGCGGCGATCGACACCGCGGTGCCCGACACGGTGCTCAGCGGTGGCCCCCGCCAGCTGCTCCGCGCGGCGCGCCGGCGGCTGCACCGGGCGCCGGCCGAGCCGCCCGTGGTCCCGCCCGTGGTCCCGCCCGTGGTCCCGCCCGTCGTCCCGCCGGTGGTCCCGCGCCGCGATGCGTCCTAG